A single Leptolyngbya ohadii IS1 DNA region contains:
- a CDS encoding COP23 domain-containing protein gives MTGVWFSPKRHSLMPIACLSTIAAFLGQVAAPAQAQSPIAQNSPLDRSLMAQIQTAPPSPAPTSAPTDARFTCQVMNGQYTVMYNPQSQPGKTYSWAAPGQMGGGWSADRRCAEISRRLEFYRPDGLLELQTAVENGYNTVCVTTEQVPGCRIVLTVPEGQDPILTRDRVFANLTTADSGQNTSAVSTFRGDGTGSLLNQIGQAIGVDLSPLTGSRSSSSGINLRPFLDPADGGTGTRLR, from the coding sequence ATGACCGGAGTTTGGTTTAGCCCGAAGCGTCACTCTCTGATGCCAATCGCCTGCCTGAGTACGATCGCTGCTTTTCTGGGTCAAGTTGCCGCGCCCGCCCAGGCTCAATCCCCTATTGCTCAAAATTCCCCGCTCGATCGCTCCCTGATGGCACAGATTCAAACTGCTCCCCCCAGTCCAGCACCGACTTCGGCTCCTACCGATGCCCGCTTTACCTGTCAGGTCATGAACGGACAGTACACTGTTATGTACAACCCGCAAAGCCAGCCTGGGAAGACGTATTCCTGGGCAGCACCAGGACAGATGGGGGGTGGTTGGAGTGCCGATCGTCGCTGTGCAGAAATTAGCCGTCGTCTAGAGTTTTACCGTCCCGATGGTCTGCTAGAGCTACAAACGGCTGTCGAGAACGGCTACAACACGGTTTGCGTTACAACAGAGCAAGTCCCAGGATGTCGCATTGTGCTAACCGTTCCTGAAGGGCAAGATCCCATCCTGACCCGCGATCGCGTCTTTGCCAATCTCACCACTGCCGATAGCGGACAGAACACATCTGCCGTTTCAACTTTTAGAGGCGACGGAACGGGATCGCTGCTGAATCAGATTGGACAGGCGATCGGGGTAGATTTGTCTCCGCTCACGGGAAGCCGCAGCAGCAGCAGTGGGATCAATCTACGCCCCTTCCTCGATCCAGCAGATGGTGGCACGGGAACTCGGCTGCGCTAA
- a CDS encoding glycosyltransferase has translation MSLSLCAIVKNEAANLSQCLQSVQGVVDQMVILDTGSTDDTVAIAQSFGAEVQHFSWNHSFADARNQAMKYVTGDWVLVLDADEALNPLIIPALKKAIEQPQAIVINLIRQEIGAAQSPYSLVSRLFRRHPEVYFSRPYHAMVDDSVAALLQREPQWQVINLPEVAILHYGYEPGTIASRDKLQKARQTMEGFLANHPTDPYVCAKLGALYGQMGNGDQELALLLRGLQNAQDNPAVLYELHYHLGIAYSRLNSRLQNPSLAESHYRAALQQPILDRLKLGAHNNLGSLLLAQGKLQEAKICFETVICFDPQIAIAHFNLGMTSKAMGQFLEAIEHYQQAIQLQPNYAEAYQNLGVVWLKLGRVGESLAAFRQAIDLHQQHNPSEADRLRRGLQDMGFSI, from the coding sequence ATGAGCCTTTCGTTGTGCGCGATCGTCAAGAACGAAGCCGCGAATTTATCGCAATGCCTTCAAAGTGTGCAGGGCGTAGTCGATCAGATGGTCATCCTGGATACGGGATCAACGGATGACACGGTGGCGATCGCCCAGTCCTTTGGGGCGGAGGTACAGCACTTTTCCTGGAATCATTCCTTTGCCGATGCCCGCAATCAGGCAATGAAGTACGTTACGGGTGATTGGGTGCTGGTTCTGGATGCCGATGAGGCACTGAATCCGCTGATTATTCCCGCTTTGAAAAAGGCGATCGAGCAGCCCCAGGCGATCGTGATTAATTTAATTCGGCAGGAAATTGGTGCAGCTCAGTCACCCTATTCGCTGGTGTCTCGTCTGTTTCGTCGTCATCCAGAAGTGTATTTCAGTCGTCCTTATCATGCGATGGTGGATGACAGTGTGGCGGCACTGCTGCAAAGGGAACCTCAGTGGCAGGTGATAAACCTTCCGGAAGTGGCGATTCTGCACTACGGCTACGAACCAGGGACGATCGCAAGTCGGGATAAGCTCCAGAAGGCAAGACAAACGATGGAAGGCTTTCTGGCAAATCATCCCACCGATCCCTACGTCTGCGCCAAACTGGGGGCACTCTACGGGCAAATGGGGAACGGGGATCAGGAATTGGCGCTGCTCCTGCGAGGACTCCAGAACGCCCAGGATAATCCGGCGGTACTTTACGAGCTGCACTATCATCTGGGCATTGCCTATAGTCGATTAAACAGCCGATTGCAAAATCCCTCCCTTGCCGAATCGCACTACCGCGCCGCCCTCCAGCAGCCCATCCTCGATCGCCTGAAGTTGGGCGCACACAATAATCTGGGCAGTTTGCTTCTAGCACAGGGCAAACTCCAGGAGGCAAAAATCTGCTTTGAAACGGTGATTTGCTTTGATCCCCAGATCGCGATCGCTCACTTTAATCTAGGGATGACCAGCAAAGCGATGGGGCAATTTCTGGAGGCGATCGAGCACTATCAGCAGGCAATCCAGCTTCAGCCCAACTACGCAGAGGCATACCAGAATCTAGGCGTGGTCTGGCTGAAATTAGGTCGGGTCGGTGAGAGTTTAGCGGCATTCCGTCAGGCGATCGATCTGCATCAGCAGCACAACCCCTCAGAAGCCGATCGACTCCGACGCGGATTGCAAGACATGGGTTTTTCGATCTAG
- the thyX gene encoding FAD-dependent thymidylate synthase — protein MDRYFSVEALSLTPNPQQVIYAAMHQDYAEAFVWEERDRFPDEAKAGELVVRNLLSGNRGHYGPLEHPQIVLNCGYFPHSTMQQIRTHRVGISFDVQSFRYTGSRIIDVAAGKRDIEEVFYLRPIGSYTDRQGKRYDYTEELRQEDLAWCLEGCKRYQERISQGFSEEHARGLIPFDVRQHWVMSANVRSLMHLLDLRWKADAQLEAQQLCELIWKQFQGWVPTIADWYESNRAKKARLAP, from the coding sequence ATGGATCGCTACTTTTCTGTCGAAGCCCTTTCCCTTACCCCAAACCCGCAGCAGGTCATTTATGCTGCCATGCACCAGGACTACGCAGAGGCATTTGTATGGGAGGAGCGCGATCGCTTTCCCGACGAAGCCAAAGCAGGCGAATTAGTCGTTCGCAACCTGTTGTCCGGCAACCGAGGACACTATGGACCGCTGGAACATCCGCAAATTGTGCTGAACTGCGGCTATTTTCCTCACTCGACTATGCAGCAGATTCGGACTCATCGCGTCGGCATCTCGTTTGATGTCCAATCTTTTCGGTACACAGGATCACGAATTATTGACGTAGCGGCAGGCAAGCGCGACATCGAAGAAGTCTTCTACCTGCGTCCGATCGGCTCCTATACCGATCGCCAGGGTAAACGCTACGACTACACCGAAGAACTGCGGCAGGAGGATCTTGCCTGGTGTCTGGAGGGCTGTAAGCGGTATCAGGAGCGAATCAGTCAGGGCTTTTCCGAGGAACACGCGAGGGGACTCATTCCCTTTGATGTCCGCCAGCATTGGGTCATGTCCGCCAACGTCCGATCGCTGATGCACCTGTTAGATTTGCGCTGGAAAGCAGACGCGCAGCTAGAGGCACAGCAGCTCTGCGAACTGATCTGGAAACAGTTTCAGGGCTGGGTTCCCACCATTGCAGACTGGTATGAATCTAACCGAGCGAAGAAAGCCCGTCTTGCTCCATAA
- a CDS encoding CHASE2 domain-containing protein, with translation MRQFGKFDWLRVFRKREHRSLWKVSLVISISIMLLRWGGLLQSAELAMLDQMFRLRPNEAIDPRIVLVTISDPDIRKLQAWPIPDRTIAQLIQKVQTYEPRAIGLSLYRDLPVGEGQVELEQVFASTPNLIGTEKLADDESPAVAPPKVLDRQEQVGFNNVVVDADNVVRRSLLFLQQGQEPHRSFALKLALKYLEPESISLRARGAQVEIGSVKLLPLRSNAGGYIRADMGGYQILSNPRSPAVQFQSVSISDVLSGKVDPTMMRDRIVLIGSTADSLRDFFYTSYSGGLGSNSRPVSGVELQAQFTSQILGAVLDQRPIVSVPSEPFKLIWIFFWCWVGAALCWWGRPLERSAVRILLASLGLMFVCYLAFLLGWWLPLVPPLLAVLTAAIAIMGQIARQEGELKKSKEFLNSIINTIPDPVFVKDQSHRWIVLNQAFCQFIGYPLEVLLERTDFDFFPAQEANRFWEQDESTFRSGTQQETEEEFTNAKGVTYLIATKRSLHRDAAGNVFLVGVIRDITRRKQVEEELRRTAAELVQSNEELRQAKDNLTRLAFYDLLTGLPNRKLLHERLSQSLAWANEAQMVAVLFLDLDGFKEINDTYGHHIGDLLLRTVAQRLLGCLRSSDTVARLGGDEFVVVLPGIPSIPDVMRVTNKILLALSQKIALEGELLSISTSVGISLYPIDGQTPSALLQQADAAMYRAKQRGKNCYAFYQASLMPGGAESATLPRLVRNVAPGEVPESRSSESWSSESATASERTSR, from the coding sequence ATGAGGCAGTTCGGTAAATTCGATTGGCTGCGAGTATTTCGCAAGCGAGAGCATCGTTCGCTCTGGAAAGTGAGCCTTGTGATCTCCATTAGCATTATGCTGCTGCGTTGGGGCGGCTTGCTTCAGTCTGCTGAGCTTGCCATGCTTGACCAGATGTTTCGCCTGCGTCCGAATGAGGCGATCGACCCCCGCATCGTTCTGGTCACGATCAGCGACCCGGACATTCGCAAGCTGCAAGCCTGGCCCATTCCCGATCGCACCATTGCACAGCTGATTCAAAAAGTGCAGACCTACGAGCCGCGAGCCATTGGGTTATCGCTGTATCGGGATCTGCCTGTCGGAGAGGGGCAGGTAGAACTGGAGCAAGTTTTTGCCAGTACCCCTAATCTTATTGGTACCGAAAAACTGGCGGATGATGAGAGTCCCGCAGTCGCCCCACCCAAGGTTCTCGATCGCCAGGAGCAGGTGGGCTTTAATAACGTCGTGGTCGATGCAGATAATGTCGTACGTCGATCGCTGCTGTTTCTTCAGCAGGGGCAGGAGCCCCACCGCAGTTTTGCCCTGAAGCTGGCTTTAAAGTATCTGGAACCAGAGTCAATTAGCTTACGGGCACGGGGGGCGCAGGTAGAAATTGGTTCCGTCAAACTGCTGCCGCTGCGTTCTAATGCCGGAGGCTATATCCGAGCCGATATGGGCGGCTACCAAATCCTGTCGAATCCCCGCAGTCCTGCTGTCCAGTTTCAGTCGGTTTCGATTTCGGATGTGCTGTCCGGCAAGGTCGATCCGACGATGATGCGCGACCGCATTGTGCTGATTGGCTCGACTGCCGATAGCCTGCGCGATTTCTTTTACACCTCCTATAGCGGTGGATTGGGGAGCAACTCGCGACCTGTTAGCGGCGTCGAGCTACAGGCACAGTTCACCAGTCAGATTCTCGGTGCCGTGCTAGATCAGCGTCCGATCGTGAGTGTGCCGTCTGAACCATTCAAGCTGATCTGGATTTTCTTCTGGTGCTGGGTCGGGGCAGCGCTGTGCTGGTGGGGACGTCCGCTAGAGCGATCGGCAGTTCGGATTTTACTTGCCAGCTTGGGACTGATGTTCGTTTGCTATCTAGCGTTTTTGCTGGGCTGGTGGTTGCCGCTGGTGCCGCCTCTGCTTGCCGTGCTTACTGCGGCGATCGCAATTATGGGACAGATTGCCCGCCAGGAAGGAGAGTTAAAGAAATCCAAGGAATTCCTGAATTCCATCATCAACACCATTCCCGATCCGGTCTTTGTCAAGGATCAGTCCCATCGTTGGATTGTGCTTAACCAGGCATTCTGTCAATTCATTGGCTATCCGCTGGAGGTACTGCTGGAGAGAACGGACTTTGACTTTTTCCCGGCACAGGAAGCCAATCGCTTCTGGGAACAGGACGAATCTACGTTCCGTAGCGGCACCCAGCAGGAAACGGAGGAGGAATTTACCAATGCGAAGGGAGTCACCTATCTCATTGCGACTAAGCGATCGCTGCACCGGGACGCAGCAGGAAATGTATTTCTGGTGGGGGTCATTCGCGATATCACACGCCGCAAGCAGGTGGAAGAGGAACTGCGACGCACAGCAGCGGAACTGGTGCAATCGAACGAGGAACTGCGGCAGGCGAAGGATAACCTGACTCGGCTCGCGTTTTACGATCTGCTGACCGGACTTCCGAACCGCAAGCTGCTGCATGAGCGTCTGAGCCAGTCCCTCGCCTGGGCAAATGAGGCGCAAATGGTAGCCGTGCTGTTCCTCGATCTGGATGGCTTCAAGGAAATTAACGATACCTACGGACATCACATTGGCGATCTGCTGCTGCGGACGGTGGCACAGCGGCTTCTGGGCTGTCTGCGAAGCAGCGATACGGTGGCTCGATTGGGGGGCGATGAGTTTGTCGTAGTGCTGCCGGGGATTCCCAGTATTCCAGACGTTATGCGCGTGACCAATAAGATTCTGCTTGCCCTGTCCCAGAAGATTGCCCTGGAAGGAGAACTGCTTTCAATTTCGACGAGCGTCGGGATTAGCCTATACCCGATCGATGGTCAAACCCCGTCTGCTCTGCTTCAGCAAGCGGATGCTGCCATGTATCGCGCCAAGCAGCGGGGCAAAAACTGCTATGCCTTTTATCAGGCAAGTTTGATGCCGGGTGGAGCGGAATCAGCCACTTTGCCTCGACTGGTGCGAAATGTTGCGCCGGGGGAAGTTCCTGAGTCCCGTTCGTCTGAATCCTGGTCTTCGGAATCGGCAACGGCTTCGGAAAGAACCTCTCGATAG
- the glgB gene encoding 1,4-alpha-glucan branching enzyme has translation MSMTVAPEQIERIVWNQHHDPFEVLGPHQLHQNGKSVWAVRAYLPHATAAWVVHPDERKEYPMHSVHNPHFFECVLEVDELKNYQLRIQEEGHERVIYDPYAFRSPLLTDFDIHLFAEGNHHRIYEKLGAHLTEIDGVRGVYFAVWAPNARNVSVLGDFNQWDGRQHQMRVRGNGVWELFIPDIGIGTSYKYEIKNHAGHIYEKSDPYGYQQEIRPKTASIVTDLSTYEWQDGDWMEQRRHTEPLTQPVSVYEVHLGSWLHGSAAEPAHDEQGNVIPPVIVADLKPGARFLTYRELADRLIPYVKELGYTHVELLPIAEHPFDGSWGYQVTGYYAVTSRYGTPQDFMYFVDQCHLNGIGVIVDWVPGHFPKDGHGLAFFDGTHLYEYADPRKGEHLEWGTLVFDYGRNEVRNFLVANALFWFDKFHIDGVRVDAVASMLYLDYQRPTGTWVTNQYGGRENIEAADFLRQMNHLVFSYFPGTLTIAEESTAWPMVSWPTYVGGLGFNLKWNMGWMHDMLDYFHMDPWFRQFHQNNVTFSIWYAFSENFMLALSHDEVVHGKSPMIGKMPGDEWQKFANLRCLYTYMFTHPGKKTLFMSNEFGQWSEWNVWGDLEWHLLQFEPHQKLKYFMSRLNELYRSEPALYQVDFGQEGFEWIDCSDNRHSVVSFIRRGKDPDEFVITVCNFTPQPHSHYRVGVPEMGFYTELFNSDSREYGGSNMGNLGGKWAEEWSFHNRPYSIDLCLPPLGVLVLKLDRQKTQEAQQAEKT, from the coding sequence ATGTCCATGACCGTTGCACCAGAGCAGATCGAACGGATTGTTTGGAACCAGCACCATGACCCGTTTGAAGTCCTGGGACCCCACCAGCTTCATCAAAACGGTAAATCCGTTTGGGCAGTAAGGGCATACCTGCCCCATGCGACGGCTGCTTGGGTGGTTCATCCGGACGAGCGTAAAGAATACCCGATGCACTCCGTTCACAATCCCCATTTCTTTGAGTGTGTGCTGGAAGTCGATGAGCTGAAAAACTATCAGCTTCGCATTCAAGAGGAAGGTCACGAGCGGGTGATTTACGACCCCTACGCCTTTCGATCGCCCCTGCTGACAGATTTTGATATTCACCTGTTTGCCGAGGGCAACCATCACCGGATTTACGAGAAGCTGGGCGCACACCTCACCGAAATTGATGGCGTTAGGGGCGTTTACTTTGCCGTCTGGGCACCGAATGCCAGAAATGTTTCCGTGCTGGGGGACTTCAACCAGTGGGATGGACGGCAGCATCAGATGCGCGTTCGGGGTAATGGCGTGTGGGAACTGTTTATCCCAGATATTGGGATCGGCACTTCTTACAAGTACGAGATTAAGAACCACGCCGGACATATCTACGAAAAATCCGATCCCTACGGCTATCAGCAGGAAATTCGTCCTAAGACTGCCTCGATCGTCACCGATCTCTCGACCTACGAATGGCAGGACGGCGATTGGATGGAGCAGCGTCGCCACACCGAACCCCTGACCCAGCCTGTTTCGGTTTACGAGGTGCATCTGGGTTCCTGGCTGCATGGCTCTGCGGCTGAACCTGCCCACGATGAGCAGGGCAATGTGATTCCGCCTGTGATTGTGGCAGATCTGAAGCCGGGGGCGCGTTTTCTCACTTACCGGGAATTGGCAGACCGTCTGATTCCCTACGTGAAGGAATTGGGCTATACCCATGTGGAGCTACTGCCGATCGCAGAACACCCGTTCGATGGTTCCTGGGGCTATCAGGTCACGGGCTACTATGCAGTGACATCGCGCTACGGTACACCGCAGGACTTCATGTACTTTGTGGATCAGTGCCACCTGAACGGCATTGGTGTGATTGTGGACTGGGTTCCCGGTCACTTCCCAAAAGATGGGCACGGGCTGGCATTTTTCGACGGCACCCATCTCTACGAGTACGCTGACCCGCGCAAGGGCGAACACCTGGAATGGGGGACGCTGGTCTTCGACTATGGACGCAACGAGGTGCGGAACTTCCTGGTTGCCAATGCCCTGTTCTGGTTCGACAAGTTCCACATTGATGGGGTGCGGGTAGATGCGGTGGCTTCGATGCTGTATCTGGACTATCAGCGTCCGACCGGAACCTGGGTGACAAACCAGTACGGCGGCAGGGAAAACATTGAGGCGGCGGATTTCCTGCGGCAGATGAACCATCTCGTGTTCAGCTATTTCCCTGGGACGCTGACGATCGCGGAAGAATCTACGGCTTGGCCGATGGTGTCCTGGCCCACCTACGTCGGGGGCTTAGGGTTCAACCTCAAGTGGAATATGGGCTGGATGCACGACATGCTGGACTACTTCCACATGGACCCCTGGTTCCGCCAGTTCCACCAGAACAACGTCACCTTTAGCATCTGGTACGCCTTCAGCGAGAACTTCATGCTGGCGCTGTCCCATGACGAGGTGGTTCACGGCAAGAGTCCGATGATCGGCAAAATGCCGGGGGATGAATGGCAGAAATTTGCTAACTTGCGCTGCCTTTACACCTATATGTTCACCCACCCCGGCAAGAAGACGCTCTTTATGAGCAACGAGTTCGGGCAGTGGAGCGAGTGGAACGTCTGGGGCGATCTGGAATGGCATCTGCTCCAGTTTGAGCCGCACCAGAAGCTGAAGTACTTTATGAGTCGGCTGAATGAGCTTTATAGGAGCGAACCCGCCCTGTATCAGGTTGATTTTGGTCAGGAGGGCTTTGAGTGGATCGATTGCAGCGATAACCGCCACAGCGTTGTTTCCTTTATTCGTCGAGGCAAAGATCCGGACGAGTTTGTGATTACCGTCTGCAACTTCACACCCCAGCCCCACTCCCACTATCGGGTTGGCGTACCGGAAATGGGCTTCTATACGGAATTGTTCAACAGCGATTCTCGCGAGTACGGCGGCAGCAACATGGGCAACCTGGGCGGGAAATGGGCAGAGGAATGGTCATTCCACAATCGCCCCTACTCGATCGACCTCTGTTTGCCTCCGCTGGGTGTGCTGGTGCTGAAGCTCGATCGCCAGAAGACCCAGGAAGCGCAGCAGGCAGAAAAGACCTGA
- a CDS encoding sterol desaturase family protein, with protein MWIAAIVCFFAAFVLASLVEYWVHRKMHDDPQSKLGARHLDHHKKNDGQGVFWEFLDYLKGSFFLMLPMFLVSWQMGLGWTLGGIFFAIFSAYAHQLQHEDPTKCFWMKMPVHYVHHKYGMWHHNFGLAVDWWDHVFGTYKAMDWLDEQELSRPPRNYLQLRWW; from the coding sequence ATGTGGATTGCTGCGATCGTCTGCTTTTTTGCCGCCTTTGTGCTGGCAAGCCTGGTGGAATACTGGGTTCACCGCAAGATGCACGATGACCCCCAATCGAAACTGGGAGCGCGTCACCTGGATCATCACAAAAAGAACGACGGGCAGGGCGTGTTCTGGGAATTTCTGGACTATCTGAAGGGCAGTTTTTTCCTGATGCTTCCCATGTTCCTGGTGTCCTGGCAGATGGGACTAGGCTGGACGCTGGGCGGCATCTTCTTTGCGATCTTTTCTGCCTACGCCCATCAGCTTCAGCACGAAGACCCGACGAAGTGCTTCTGGATGAAGATGCCTGTCCACTATGTCCACCACAAGTACGGCATGTGGCATCACAATTTTGGGTTAGCAGTAGACTGGTGGGATCACGTTTTTGGCACTTACAAGGCAATGGACTGGCTGGATGAGCAGGAGCTAAGCCGTCCGCCCCGGAACTATCTGCAACTGCGCTGGTGGTAA
- a CDS encoding STAS domain-containing protein gives MINQDVKVIQPNGILDATQADHLKDEVNHCLSAGAGCILIDFQDVTFMDSSGLAALISAVRLVRDQGKKLCLCSVNQQIKMLLELTSVDQIFQVFGNQEEFYAQAAD, from the coding sequence ATGATTAATCAAGATGTTAAGGTTATCCAGCCGAACGGAATTCTGGATGCGACCCAAGCCGATCACCTGAAGGATGAGGTCAATCACTGCTTGAGCGCAGGTGCAGGATGCATTTTGATCGATTTTCAGGATGTGACGTTCATGGATAGCTCTGGTCTAGCCGCGCTAATCTCGGCAGTGCGTCTGGTGCGCGATCAGGGCAAAAAACTCTGTCTTTGCTCGGTCAATCAGCAAATCAAAATGCTGCTCGAATTAACCAGTGTCGATCAAATCTTCCAGGTCTTTGGGAATCAGGAAGAGTTCTATGCCCAAGCCGCAGACTAG
- a CDS encoding PP2C family protein-serine/threonine phosphatase encodes MAKILVIDDDPLICLTVEKVLRRDGHEVMTASGGREGLEQAKQLQPALIICDWNMPGIDGLEVCRQLKSEPRLNTTFFILLTARMAIQDRIDGLNNGADDFLSKPVDLGELKARVGAGLRLHQLNQDLRLQKQRLEDELSEAAAYVRSLLPVPMQGEVAVEARFIPSSQLGGDCFDYFWLDANHLVLYLLDVSGHGLGAALPSVILLNRLRSQSLPEVDFRQPDAVLTALNQSFQMDSQNQKFFTIWYGVYQPHSRQLTYASAGHPPAVLLTQTSEAPQLLRTPNFPIGMVEELEVYCSTTTVPAHSTLYLYSDGAYDVQHASLAWGLEDFIRLLAEAQPQTDLDQLLDRLFAQFEDRSLSDDLALVRANFK; translated from the coding sequence ATGGCTAAGATTCTTGTAATTGATGATGACCCCCTGATCTGCCTGACCGTTGAAAAAGTGCTACGACGAGATGGGCATGAAGTTATGACTGCGTCGGGCGGAAGGGAGGGACTTGAGCAGGCAAAACAGCTTCAGCCTGCGCTGATCATCTGCGACTGGAATATGCCAGGGATTGACGGTCTGGAAGTTTGCCGACAGCTTAAATCTGAGCCTCGCCTGAACACCACGTTTTTTATTCTCTTAACGGCGCGTATGGCGATTCAGGATCGGATTGATGGACTCAACAATGGAGCAGACGATTTTCTATCGAAGCCTGTCGATTTAGGCGAGTTAAAAGCCAGAGTGGGGGCGGGTCTGCGGCTGCATCAGCTCAATCAGGATCTACGGCTGCAAAAACAGCGGCTTGAAGACGAACTCAGCGAAGCAGCGGCATACGTGCGATCGCTCTTACCCGTCCCGATGCAGGGCGAGGTGGCTGTAGAAGCGCGGTTTATTCCCTCCAGTCAGCTGGGCGGCGACTGTTTCGATTATTTCTGGCTGGATGCGAATCATCTGGTGCTGTATTTGCTGGATGTCTCTGGTCATGGACTGGGCGCAGCGTTGCCGTCGGTCATTCTGCTGAACCGACTGCGATCGCAATCCCTTCCAGAGGTCGATTTTCGCCAGCCCGATGCCGTTTTGACTGCCCTGAATCAGTCCTTTCAGATGGACAGCCAGAACCAAAAATTCTTTACCATCTGGTATGGCGTGTATCAGCCTCACTCCCGACAATTGACCTATGCCAGCGCTGGACACCCGCCCGCTGTTCTGCTGACCCAAACCTCCGAAGCGCCTCAACTGTTGCGAACGCCCAACTTTCCGATCGGCATGGTCGAGGAACTGGAAGTCTACTGTAGTACCACGACGGTTCCTGCCCACAGTACCCTCTATCTCTACAGCGACGGTGCCTACGATGTGCAGCACGCCAGCCTTGCCTGGGGACTGGAAGATTTCATTCGGCTCCTGGCTGAAGCGCAGCCACAAACTGATCTCGATCAGCTGCTCGATCGCCTGTTCGCGCAGTTTGAGGATCGTTCTTTGAGTGATGATCTGGCACTGGTGCGCGCCAATTTTAAATAG
- a CDS encoding response regulator produces the protein MMPKFILLVEDNLTNQKIICKQLATLGYQVETVGDGESAVEAVKRQQYDVILMDCQLPGIDGFEATLAIRQQEQMLHSDFAQSFTQSIHPSATIIAMTASDLPEDQERAIAAGMNDYIQKPIQRERLEVVLARWIQKAEAIETVQSSVFSPIPQSGLSLESLPLAAYLDLHYLHQLSDNCAEFELELLQIFLQDSREHLFILRQAIAQKNNSVAEQAAHHLHGASANIGAKLIRWAAAALEQQAHQQKLQSADLSAAQSAESLLATIEASLRHIQGYVAQAILEMPPVDRHP, from the coding sequence ATGATGCCGAAATTTATTCTTCTGGTCGAGGATAATCTCACCAACCAAAAAATTATCTGCAAACAGCTCGCAACTCTGGGCTATCAGGTGGAAACGGTCGGAGATGGGGAGTCTGCGGTAGAAGCAGTTAAGCGTCAGCAGTACGATGTGATTTTGATGGACTGCCAGCTTCCCGGAATAGACGGTTTTGAGGCAACGCTTGCGATTCGGCAGCAGGAACAGATGCTCCATTCCGACTTCGCCCAGTCTTTCACCCAGTCTATTCATCCCTCAGCAACTATTATTGCCATGACCGCCAGCGATTTGCCGGAGGATCAGGAACGGGCGATCGCCGCAGGCATGAATGACTACATCCAGAAACCCATTCAGCGGGAAAGGCTGGAGGTGGTTTTAGCACGGTGGATACAAAAGGCGGAGGCGATCGAGACAGTTCAATCAAGCGTCTTTAGCCCCATCCCCCAGTCCGGTCTCTCCCTGGAGTCTTTGCCGTTAGCGGCATACCTGGATCTGCACTACCTGCACCAGCTTTCAGATAACTGTGCCGAGTTTGAACTGGAACTGCTGCAAATCTTCCTTCAGGACAGCCGTGAGCATTTGTTCATTTTGCGGCAGGCGATCGCGCAAAAAAACAACAGCGTCGCGGAACAGGCAGCTCATCATCTGCATGGGGCGAGTGCAAATATTGGCGCAAAATTAATTCGGTGGGCGGCGGCAGCATTAGAACAACAGGCGCATCAGCAAAAATTGCAATCCGCTGATTTATCGGCTGCCCAATCTGCTGAGTCTTTGCTAGCAACTATCGAAGCGTCACTGCGTCATATTCAAGGGTATGTGGCTCAGGCTATTTTAGAAATGCCGCCAGTGGATCGTCACCCATAA
- a CDS encoding CPXCG motif-containing cysteine-rich protein, with amino-acid sequence MQNTAEYICAYCGEPNLTFIDFSGGSTQSYVEDCQVCCRPNILYITIDEDTLEIAIDTEYEG; translated from the coding sequence ATGCAAAATACCGCAGAATACATCTGTGCCTACTGCGGAGAGCCAAACCTGACCTTTATCGATTTCAGCGGCGGGTCTACCCAGTCCTACGTGGAGGATTGCCAGGTGTGCTGCCGTCCGAACATCCTGTATATCACGATCGATGAAGACACGCTGGAAATTGCAATCGACACAGAATATGAAGGATAG